The DNA segment TGCCTCGTAGTGGGCGGCCAGGCGGTCGAGGAGCGGCTCGTTCACGCGGCGAACACCTGCGGCCTATGGAGCGAGGATTTCGCGCGCCAGGCGGCTGACGGTGGAGCCATCGGCCCGAGGGCCGAAGCGAGCGAGGGTTTCCTTCATCACCACCCCCATCGCCTTGGGGCCCTCGAGGCCGGAAGCCGCGAGAATCTCTTGGATCGCCGCGCGAATCTCTTCTTCCGGTACCGCCTGCGGCAGGTACGCCTCGAGGTAGGTAATCTCGCGCTCTTCTTTCTCCGCCAGCTCCTCGCGGCCGCCGTCGCGGTACTGCTGGGCGGCGTCTTTGCGCTGCTTGACCCCCTTGCGCACCAGGTTGTCGAAGGTCGCGTCGTCCACCTCGTCGCCGCTGCG comes from the Acidobacteriota bacterium genome and includes:
- a CDS encoding GatB/YqeY domain-containing protein, with protein sequence MSTPQETIQNDLKDAMRSGDKERLGTLRMLLTEIKNESIRSGDEVDDATFDNLVRKGVKQRKDAAQQYRDGGREELAEKEEREITYLEAYLPQAVPEEEIRAAIQEILAASGLEGPKAMGVVMKETLARFGPRADGSTVSRLAREILAP